Genomic window (Candidatus Effluviviaceae Genus V sp.):
GTAGACACCGAACTGGCGGAGCCCCTCGAGCTCGAGGCCGGTCTCCTCGAACGCCTCGCGACGCGCGGCGTCCTCGGCCGACTCGCCGTAGTCGATGAACCCGCCGGGCAGCGCCCAGCCGCGCGGTTCGTTCTTCCTCTCGACCATCACCACCCCGCCGCCGTGCTCAATGATGATGTCGACGGTCGGGAACGGGTTCCTCGGGTGGTCGGACGTCATCGCCACTCGCTCTCCGGACATCCGTCAGAGTCCTCCACGCCGTCCAGATCCTCCGGAATGTCCGGGCACATATCGCGCTCGTCGATGATGCCGTCGCCGTCGTTGTCGAGGTCGGGTACGCCGTCCTCGTCCTCGAAGCCGTCCACGTCCTCGGGACGGTTCGGGGCGCCGTCGGCCTCGTCGGGCACGCCGTCGCCGTCGTTGTCGAGGTCGGGACACCCGTCGTCGTCCTCGAAGTCGTCGAGATCCTCCGGCCTGCGGGGACACCTGTCGACGTGGTCGCGGAGCCCGTCGCGGTCGGAGTCCGTCGAGACGATCGGCCACGAGAGGCCGACGACGAACGTCGCGCGCCAGTCCGGATAGGCGTTGTGGGGATCGAAGTCGGGCGTGTCGCGGTCGTCGCCGGAAATGCCGAAGGTGACCGCGCCCGTGGCCGACCAGCTCGACCCGAGCCGCGCGCGCACCGCGGGGGTGATCGTCAGCGGGTTCTCCTTGAGCGCGACGAGGTCACGGTCGATGACGAGGTCGCCGACGAACTCGGTGAAGAGGTCGACGTTCCGGCCGGGGAACTCGATGGCGCAGCGGAGCGCCAGGGCGTCGTTGTCGGTCGACGAGCCCCCCTCCGGCACGGCGGGGTATCCGCCGGGGAAAACCCGCCTGCCGGTCCCGGCCCCGTGGAACGCCCAGCCGACGTTGGCGTGAAGGCGCAGCGGGAGCCGGTCTGTCAGGTCCAGTGTCGCGAGAAGCAGAGCCTCCGCGTCGACGTCCGGTCCTCCCGCCATGTGGATCTCGCCGTCGCGGGTATCGACCGCCAGTCCGCCTTCGACGGGGAGTCCGACGCGACCCTCGAGCGCGAGAAGGAAGCTGCGGCTGCCGGTCGGGAGCGCCAGTTTGGCACCGACCGACGGGCCGACGAGTCCCGTCGACTCGATTGTCCCGCCGCCGGTGTCCCAGCGGGCTGCCGCGGCGGGCAGGTCGCCCGAGAACTCGAGCCAGGTCGAGACGCCGTAGCAGCCCGACAACCTGAGCCCGACGTAGCGACCGGGGTCCCCGGCGCCGAGCCGCTCCGAGAGGTCTCTCGACTCGTAGTAGTCGCCCGCGATCGCGAAAGCCAGAACGCCCGGCGTCTGAAGCTCGGCCGAGTGCACGTCCAGCAGCCCGCCCGCTCCCGTCAGGGACGGCGTGACCGCGGCCGCCTGAGTGGCGAGCGCGAGAAGGACGGCGAGCGCCGCCGCCACGAGGTGCCCCGGTAAGCGTCCGCTCACCGCGCCCCCTCCTCGCCGCCGGCGTCGGGCTCCTCGTCGCTCGCCGCCGCGGACTCGCCGCCTTCGTCGGAGCCGCTCTCGGACGCGCCGGCGACCTCACCGGCCTTCGGGGATGCCTCGCCGCCCTCCGCCACGTCGACGAAGTTCAGCCGGAGCTGATAGAGAATGTGTTCAAGGAGGCGGCTCTCGTCCTCGTTGAGGTTCCCCTCGGTCTTCTCGGACACCATCGCCAGCATGTCGATCGCATCTCTCGCGCCCTCGAGATCGACCTCGATCTCGCCGGTGACGGGATGGGCGATCTTCCCGAGCTGGTGCATGGCGGCGGCCTCAAAGGTAGCCACGAGTCTGAAGAAGCGACCGTCGAGTCCGGTCGCGCGCTTCTGCTCGTCAGTCATTCAACCCTCCGATGCGAACAGGTCTCCCTTGTGCGTCCCGTTCAATCTACGGCCGCCACCGGCACGCGTCAACGGACAAAAGCGAGGCGCCGCCACCGTTCACGGCGACGGCGCCCACTGTCGTTCCACGTTCGCTCTACTTCAGAAGAGCGATCTTCGAGACGTCCCGGTCGTCGCCGGCGACGAGCCTCAGGAAGTAGACCCCGGAGGCACAGAGACGGCCGCGCTCGTCCCGACCGTCCCAGCAGACGCTGTGTCGGCCGGGGCCTACCGGGCGGTCGACGAGCGTTTTCACGACCCGGCCGGTGACGTCGTAGAGACTGAGCGTGACGTCGCTCTCGTGGCCGGCGGCGACATTGTAGCGCACCGTCGTCGTCGGGTTGAAGGGGTTCGGTGTCGCCGTCACGAGTCTCGAGCGCCCGACGAACGCGCCGCCCTCCGGCACGCCGGTCGCCCCCTCGTCGGGATACCCGTCGCCGTCGTGGTCGATGGTCAGTGTGTAGACCGTGTCGATGGTCGGAAGCGACGCCGAGCTGTTCGACGGCGCCGAGTCGCCGCCGAGCTCGCCGTCGGGTTCCGGGTCCCAGCAGATCGACGCGACGAGCGAGAACTCGGCGTTCGCCGGGACCTGACCGGGACCGAGACCATAGAGCACGTGCCAGGGGATCGCGATCTCGCTCCCGCCGTCGACGCCGTAGTCGTGCTGCGCGTCGAACGCCGAGATGATCGAATCGGTGAGCGCCGTCGTCGTGGTCGGCGAGTCGATCGAGAAGAAACTGTCGGAGTCGTAGGCCCCCTGGTGCTGGTAGCAGCCGTACTGGAAGTCCGCGCGGAACCCCGAGGCCGTGAACATGGCGCCGCGCTCCCAGCTGTCGATAGCCGTGAGGTCGGTCTCCCCGTTCGCGCCGTCAGGGTCGGTATCGAGGTAGAGGAGCCAGCTGTTCCCGCTGACCTGCCCGTTGACGCCGAGGTAGAGGAACTCGGCGTCCCAGTCGACGTGGAGCCCGTAGAGTTCGTTCATGAGCGGCTGCTCCGGGGGATGCCAGCCGGAGTCGTCGTCGGGATCGTCGACCACGAGCGTGTAGGGCGCCCACTCCGAGTCATCGAAGTACCCATCGATCGTGATCTTCGTGTTCGCACCGTAGATGAGATCGACATCGTCCGACGAGTCGATGGCCGGGTTGCCGTTGAAAAAGACGTCGAAGAACGAGTCGGGCTCGAAGTCGAGTTCGAGTCCGCCCGGAGGCAGGGCCTCGATGAGATCAGCGATCTCCGGGGAGAGGTCGATGCGAATGACCGATGAGTCCTCGGTGTTCTCAACGACACAGGCGGGTGTCAGAAGAACGTCGGGCGTCTGGTCGTCATCGGCATCGATGCCGACGCCCGTCAGGTCGACGTTGTCGTACTGCACGACCTCGTTGAACCTGACGACGAGCCGGTCGGCCGTCGGGTAGTAGTTGCCGACCACCGGGGTCGGAGACAGGACATCGGTCAGGCCCGCCGAGAGCGCCTCGAGCTCCGCGATCTCATCCCCGACCGGGGTGCTGGTGTAGCCGGCGTAGAGGTAGAACTCGAACTGCCCCGTGCCGACGATCTCGTCGATCTCGAGGAGCGTGGCGGTCTGCGTCAGGTTGTGGGATGCTCCCCCGTCGCCCAGGACGTACGCGCCGGTCACGCCCAGTCCCGAGTAGCGCTGGCCGCAGTAGCTGCCGGTTCCCGGGTCCCACACGCGGTAGAGCTCGGGGTCCCAGATGAGACCGATGAGGTGCGGCGACCATCCGCTCTTGATGTATACGGTCTCACCACCCGCGTCGTAGACGACATCGAGATACGGATCGCCGGTCGTGAGTGACACGGTCTTCTCGACGGCGCCGCCCGAGTGCGTGAGCCTGAGCGACACGGTGCTGCCGGACCCCGAGAGCACCTCGAACGAATAGTCGTCGTGCTGGCGGTCGATGCCTCCGACGCTGACGTCCGAGAGCGCGGCGACGTGGTTCGTCTCGTTCCAGTCGCCCGCCGTCTCCGCCCAGTAGACGTTGCAGTTCCCGACGACCGAATAGCCTCCGTTGCCCTTCGCGAAGACCCAGTTTGCCTTGCCGCCTATCTCCTCGAAGACCGCCATGACGCGGTCGTTCCAGAGGACCGCCTCGTCGCGCCCGTCCTCGTCGATGTCCCAGAGCGAGCAGCCGGTCGTGTTCGTGGCGTAGGTACCCATGTCCTCGGCCCAGAGCGCGGCCTCGGCGTAGGGGTTCGCGTTCTTGATGTGGTTCGAGTAGCGGTGCTCCCAGCCGGCGATCTCACCGCCGTCGTGCCAGCCCGTCTCGTGGAGCATCGACATCATCACGTACCACGCCGTCTGTGACAGGTCGTTGTCCGGCCCCGAGGCGATCTTGTTATATGCGTACTGCCACGCCCCCTGGTAGCCCCACTTCGGATCGTGCCCGTCGAGGTTCTCCTCCCCGGTGTAGCTCGCCCAGTTGCAGTACCACGAGTTGCAGCTGCCGCCGTAGCCGTACCATTCGCCCAGGAGCCCGTAGCAGCCGTTCTGGAGCGTGATGGCGGTCGTCGGCCACGAGTCGATGAGGTCGTCGAGCTTCCACACGCTGATCTGCGTATTGTAGAGCTGACACTGCTGGAGCACGTAGATGTAGTTGTTGAGGGCGTCTGGATGCGTGACGTCGAAGCCCGCGACCTCGGCTGCGACCTCCCAGTCGTTCCCGTAGATGATGATCTCGTCGGAGGTGCCGTTCCAGATCGTGTTCATGGCGGCGCCGCCGTCGTAGTTCATCTCGCCTACGAAGTCGTTGTCGATCGGCAGGACCTTGAGACCATTGTCGAGCACGTAGACGTGGTGGTCGTTGAGGGCGTCGTTCATGTAACCGCAGTGAACGTAGTCGTCGAGGATGACCGCTTCGACGTCGTTGTCTGCGAAGTCGTCCTTGATGGTGTTGTCGATGACGCAGCACGACGCGTCGATGCCGTTGCCGTCCGAGTCCGGGTTCTCGAGCCAGGTGCGCTCGGGTACCCAGGCGACCGTCGGCCACTGCCCGTAGTACATGGAGACGAGCTGGCGATGGATGTAGACCGACCAGCTGTTCATCTCGTCGTACACGAACGGCATGATGTGCTGCGCGTACGCCGAGGTCATCATCTGGGCCCAGCCCTCGGTCACACCGTTCACGAGCGAATCATTGAATGAGGGATCGTGCCACTCGGCGCCCGTGATGAGCGTGCCCGCCATGTGGAAGTTGCCGGGGATGTCGTAGTAGTCGTGCGCGTCGAGAAGCTCGTCGAAGCCGTCGTCGGGGTTCGCCGGGTCGCCGGCATATGAAGCGTTCTCACCCTTCTCCCCCCAGAAGACGGTCGTGTAGGTGAGTCCCTGGTTTCCGTGCTGGACGAAGGCGACGTTGTGGTCTCCGCGTTCGGGCTCGTTCGTGGCCGTCATCTCATCGACGACGCGACCGTCGATGACAGCGACGACGTGATAGCGGACCGGCGTGGCTTCGTTCCCGGCCGCGGCCTTCGCCACATCGCGATACGCCGCCCTCGATACCCCGGCCGCCGTCGTGACGGCCTCCTCGAAGTCCGCCGGCAGCGGAACGGCGCACTCGATGGTGTGAATGGTCGGGTCGATGACGACATCGCTCAGGGTCTCGCTCCGGACAGACACCCCATCGGGCGTCAGCAGACTCGCGCTGAACCCGCCGCGGTCGTCGTAGCCCATCCGGACGGCGCTGTCCCAGGAAAGGGGAACGCGTGCGCCGTCCACGCCGGGAACGTCCATCACCCCGCCCGGGGCGTAGTCGGCGCAGACGATGATCTCGGTGTCCGCATCGCGGAACCAGTCGCTCTTCCCATCGAGCGAACGCATCATGAACATCCCCACGCGGAACACCAGCCGGTCGACCTGCTGGTCCACGTAGAGCGCCATGAGGTCTCCCCCGTTCCCGTCGGGGTCGGTGTCATCGTAGACCGGGTCGATGGCCTTGCAGTGGATGCCCTCGTAGTCGAGCACATAGCCGTCGGCCTCGATCGAGGCCGCACCGGCGACCGATGCCAGCGCAACGATCGCTGCCAGGGAAAGAACAACCTGCGTGCGCGTGACCATGCCTCGCCCCCTTTCCGCCCGGGCTCAGACGGACTTGCGGTTTCACTCGAAGCGTTCTTTTCTCAACTATACCACAGATGGCGCGGCTGGTCAATGATGAGCGCCCGGACCGCCCGAGAAGCCTCGGGTGCCGAGGGGCGAAGGGATGGTCCGACGCCGGGGTCTCGGGCCGACGTCACTCGGACTCGAGCCAGTCGGTCGGGAAGTCCGGGGGCAGACGGAGCATCTCGAAGATCGACGCGATGAAGGCGTGCCCCTCGTCGTCCTTGACCTGGGCGGGGTTCACGTACTCCCAGACGATCTCCTTCCGGGGAGTCACCTCGAAGGCCCTGCCCCGGTCGCTCTCCGTGATGAGCGTGTTGCCGTTCGGGAGCCGCTGATTCGAGCCGCACTCATTCGAGAAGAAGTCCCACGGGTCCTTCGTCGCGTAGAGCCAGGTGATGTCGCGTGTGACCGGGTCGAACTGGATGACGCGGGAGGCTCCGCCGTTGCCCCGGTTGTCGAAGATGAGGATGTCGCCGTTCTCGAGTACCGTCGGCTGAT
Coding sequences:
- a CDS encoding NUDIX domain-containing protein encodes the protein MTSDHPRNPFPTVDIIIEHGGGVVMVERKNEPRGWALPGGFIDYGESAEDAARREAFEETGLELEGLRQFGVYSDPDRDPRMHTMSVVFTASGSGAPRAGDDAAGVRVIDPSDPPQPVAFDHALILEDYVRTKREQAGG
- a CDS encoding DUF1844 domain-containing protein, which produces MTDEQKRATGLDGRFFRLVATFEAAAMHQLGKIAHPVTGEIEVDLEGARDAIDMLAMVSEKTEGNLNEDESRLLEHILYQLRLNFVDVAEGGEASPKAGEVAGASESGSDEGGESAAASDEEPDAGGEEGAR